In Nitrospira sp. SG-bin1, the genomic stretch TGCCTCGTTGCCCGTCCACATCGCTGATCGATGACGTGGCCGCCGGCACACCGGCTAAGCCAGGCATAAAATCATGGGGCATGATCACACCTTAGAACAAAGACATACGTCGCTTGATTACCCTACCATGGCGACGCGTCGTTCTTGCAATGAAAAATCGTGCTTGGCATACTGAATTCTACGAACTCGCCGTGCCGTCGCGATTGGACGATATCGGCACATGGACCAGATCGTGACCGATGCGAACAGCCCTCTTCATGTGCGGCGTTGTCCTCACGATGACGGAAGTCATGCACGCCTCATCCGCCGTCGCGGAGGAAGATATGGTGGCGTTTGCCGTCGTGAGCGAGCTTCCCAAGGACAAGAGTCGGGTTCCTGCGAAGGTCGCCATCGATGGAGCGGTCACCGACATGAAGCTCCTCGCCTCTGATTCCATCCTGTCGAATTTGGTCTGGAAAAAATTGGAAATCTGCCATGCACTCAAGCTCGAAGGGCACAAGTCTTCGGAAGGTTTCCGGATACAGTCCGTGCGTGCCATCGATGGAGCCATGCTGCCGATGGTACTACAGGGCTTCGCGGGAGATTGTCTGCTCAAAAAGGCGCTGGAAGTAGCGCCCTTTGTCGACTAAGATCGGAGATCAGGCCATGCAGTCCGGACATTGCTCAGGTTCATGGTCGGACTCATATTCCTCCATGGTAAGCGGAAAGAGCGTCTCACAGGATCGGCAGTGCCGGATCTCGAAATAGGGGATGCCCTGCTCGTCGATTTCGGTGGGAAGAAGAAGCTCGTGAGGGTCGTAACCCACGAGTCCTTCATCGCTGAACTTGACAACGGCGAGTCGATCGTTAAAAGCTTCAAAGGTGCCTTCTTGCCCTTTCCGAGCGAGCACATGCCCAAGGACAAAGACCGGCTGTCCCTTACGCTTGATACGAAGGTCCTTCAGCCTGCGCTGGGAGGCAGTGGCACAGGCGAACTGACCGGCGGAAGTGGTACCGACCCACGGCATAGAAGACCTTGTTGACACACCACTGATTAGGATCTAATCATAGACCGAAAAAAATCGTCAAGACCGGTCTTTCCACCAAGGAGCACGTGATCATGGCGGACATTACCATCTATCAGAAACCGACCTGCACGACATGCCGGCAGGCCGTCCAGCTGCTCAAGGACAGCGGTAAGCCCTATACGGCGATCAACTACTACGAGCGTCCCTTTACCAAAGGGCAGCTGAAAATTTTGCTGAAGAAGGCCGGCTTGTCCCCTCAAGACGTGCTTCGAACAAAAGAAGAGATTTATCGGGAACTTGGTCTTGGGACGAAGCAACTGTCAGACGATGCGCTCCTTGACCTGATGGTCAAACACCCCGATTTGATTCAACGGCCGATCGTGGAGAAAGGCGACCAAGCCATTTTGGCAAGACCAGCCGACTCGATCAAGAAACTCCTGTGACCCGTCAGGAGTGCTCGAACTCACTATACGCAACGATACGTCCTGTTTCAGCAAGAGATGGTTTGCGAGGTTCTAGCATGACCGACCCTCGTTTGACCTGGTTTCCCCCTGCTCCTTTGACATCGTACAATGCCCGATACGCTGCTTTGGTGACCAGGTCAAGCGAGGCTCCTGCATTCCCTGTTTCCGCAAATCCGATACTGGCTGTGATCACGAGCTCTTCATATCCAGATCGTGGACGCGATGACCGTACTCTTTCGAAAACACGATCGTGACGCCCCAAATAGATGGTCATGTGTTCCACGGCTTTGCGGATGTGTTCGAGTGCCACGAGGGTTTCCACTGCGGTTTTCTGAGAGAACAGAACCGTGAATTCCTCACCAGCCAGCCGAAAGACCTTTCCAGATCCGCCCGCAGCCATGACTCTTGGAGCCACAAGACGAAGGACCTGATCGCTGACCGATTTGCCATGCAGGTTTCCGTATTGTTTCACTTGGTCGAGGCCGACGACCGCGAGAACAAACTTCTTCCCGAGATTCGCCACAGCGCCCTCATAGGCCAGCTTGCCTAGGGCACCGGTCAGTTCGTCACGGTAACTGCGCTGATGCCATGCCTGGAGGAACGTCAGAAAGAGAATCAGACCGGCGGCAGAGAAGAAATTGGCGGCCGACCATCCCTCATGGTGTTTGTGAAATGCGACAAAGACGGCGAGTAATGCCCAAACCGTTCCACCATCCATCGGATTTTTATCGACGGCATACCGTCCACTGATCAAGACCAAGGCGAGGCTAAATGCGAACAGAGCCGGCTGGGAAAGACTCGTCCAACCAGCCCCCTCCCGTATGGGAACCAGCGGCTGTTGAAACACATGTGCAACACCGGCTGGATCCGATCGAGCGATCGCGAGTATCAAGAGAGGTTGGAACAGGATGAGTGCCAGGCGCAAGGCCCCAGGCCAGGCGGAAGGAGGATCTACTTTGATAAGAGAAAGGGCCAACAAGTTCAGTGGCACTAAGAACGCCGCTGCCGAAAACATCACCTGGCCAAATGACTTGGGATCCGTCTCCGTCGGCGGCACCAGAATGACGGCACAGTCGGCAAATACAAGGATGATGAGCGAAAGAATCAAACGGCTACTCGATAGAAACCAGCCAAAGAATAACCCGAACGCCAGTACGATAAATGGAAGCGCGTGAACGAAACCCTGAACCCAGGGCGGCAAATCTCGTGGACGAAGGAAGCCGAGGGCGGCAAGAAAAATGATGCCTCCTGGCACAATGAAAGCAAGGAGCGATGTGACGATTGGAGGCATCATGTGCTGAGAAGAACAGCACCAGATGCCACCTCAATGAGCGAGAACCGTACCAAGTTCCAGCAGGAAAACCGTGAAAAGACGGTTACAAGATATTGATTTTTAGCGAGATTACCGCAGTGTATCAGTGAACAGTTCGCCCGAATCAGGATAGTGCCATGAGAATCAACGTTTTGTTCCGTTTTGAACGGGTGCGAGACGGTTCATTGCTCGGATAGGGGTTCAGTGGGGATCCAATCAATAGTCCGCTTTTTTGGATCAATAGTAAAGGCGACTTTGCCGTCCAACGCGTCCAGCAGCAGCTCTCCCACCAAGATTCGCCTCCATCCCTTCAGGAGCGGCAGATCTAAGGCCGATCGATCCGTCTTCGCGTCGATCAACTCCTGGAGGTCCCCCGTCGTCGCCAACAAGGTCGGGGCGATCTCTTCTTCGAGGGCGCGCGCCTTGACGATCGCCTGAAGCAGCTCCACAAACCCGTTCCATTCCGGCTCAGGTTTTCGCTCCTTGGTGAGCACCGGCCAGGCCGAGGGGGGAAGCGCGAGCGCCGCTTGCATCGTGGCGAGAATCGATTCGCCGTTACGGTCGATCTCTGACGTATGAAGGCCCCTTACTTTTCGCAACTCATCCTGATGGCGTGGAGGATGTCGCGCCAACTGTAGTAATACTTCGTCACGGACGACCCGGCTCCGTGGCACATTTCTCCGTTTCGCCTCCCCCTCTCGCCAGGCGGCCAGCTCCCGAAGCACCGCGACCGATTTGGGCTTCAGCTGATCCCATCCTCGTATCCGCTGGTAGCGTTCTTGCGGTTCGCGTCGTGTCTCGCCGACGACACCCTCAAGACGTGAAAACTCCTCATGGGCCCACTGCAGTCTGCCCAGTTTCGAGAGGCGGTTGTGCAGATGGTCATGGATGGGCAGCAAAAACGTCACGTCCTCGAGTGCGTAGGCCAATTGGTCCTGGGACAAGGGGCGCGCGCTCCAATTCGTAAAGGTATGAGCCTTGTCCAGCCTTGTTCCATGCACCCGTTGAACTAGGTTGGCATAAGCGACCTGCGGACCAAAACCGACCATCGCCGCGGCGATCTGGGTATCGAAGAACGGTTTGGGGATCTGCCCGGCGTGGAGGGCAAACAGGTCCAGGTCTTGCCGTCCCGCATGCACAACCTTTTGAATCCGCACGTCGCAGACAATCTCCCAAAATCCGTCAAGGACCTTCCCTGACTGAACGGCCGGGAAGTCGATGACGGCGGCCGTGTGGTCGGTCGCCACTTGAATGAGTTCGAGCTTCGGCACGAAACTTTCTTCACCCACGAATTCCGTATCGAGCGCCAGGCGCGGGCTGTCCCGCAGTTGCTCACACAATTCGCTGAGCGCGTTTGTGCTCGTGATGTAGTGATATGGACTAGGCATCGTCACAGGTGCGTTACTCGGAAGGGCTGTAGCGGCGATCCGGAGGCAACATCGGCTCCGTATTGCTGAGACTGAGGTATTCCTTCAGAAACTGATAGGCGTCCAACATGCGGCGAAGTTCCGGTTCAGAGCTGCGATCGCCGTTGTTCGCATCGGGGTGGAGTTGCTTCGCCTTGCTTCGA encodes the following:
- a CDS encoding arsenate reductase → MADITIYQKPTCTTCRQAVQLLKDSGKPYTAINYYERPFTKGQLKILLKKAGLSPQDVLRTKEEIYRELGLGTKQLSDDALLDLMVKHPDLIQRPIVEKGDQAILARPADSIKKLL